From one Lotus japonicus ecotype B-129 chromosome 3, LjGifu_v1.2 genomic stretch:
- the LOC130743589 gene encoding uncharacterized protein LOC130743589 encodes MCNFPAFLHPYIDRITDVEDDGNCGYRSIAALMGHSAGQDGWPWVRASLIQKLDTNVLMYNRMWGTNVVYGLHDRLTLPLGDPATPDKWFQLPEMGYLVATKYQLVLVSLSSMGCNTYFPLIGAGPRDEHTVIAIGHVINHWVQLQLTPGHPMPTIAPQWDWHADLASKYWRNPYGPRLDMYAAQFQAWLGAFSGHADYVDITTD; translated from the exons ATGTGTAACTTTCCAGCATTTCTCCATCCATATATTGACAGAATTAcagatgttgaggatgatggtaactgtggctatagatccATTGCTGCATTAATGGGGCATTCCGCCGGTCAGGACGGTTGGCCTTGGGTTAGGGCTTCATTGATACAAAAACTTGATACCAATGTGTTAATGTATAATAGGATGTGGGGCACAAATGTTGTTTATGGCTTACATGATCGACTCACTCTTCCTCTTGGTGACCCGGCCACCCCTGACAAATGGTttcaactgccagagatgggataccttgttgcCACAAAGTACCAATTGGTTCTCGTATCCTTATCCTCTATGGGTTGTAACACATACTTTCCACTGATAGGAGCCGGTCCACGAGATGAGCATACTGTTATAGCTATTGGACATGTGATAAATCACTGGGTACAG CTCCAATTAACTcctggacatcctatgccgaCTATTGCTCCCCAGTGGGATTGGCACGCTGATCTTGCCTCCAAATACTGGCGCAACCCATATGGTCCACGTTTAGACATGTACGCTGCACAATTCCAAGCTTGGCTTGGTGCTTTTAGTGGTCATGCGGACTATGTGGACATCACCACAGATTGA